In the genome of Hydractinia symbiolongicarpus strain clone_291-10 chromosome 5, HSymV2.1, whole genome shotgun sequence, one region contains:
- the LOC130644657 gene encoding E3 ubiquitin-protein ligase MARCHF5-like: MDEEADGVVVEGRPRSPVDRRTCWVCFATDEDEPLAKWVRPCRCRGTTKWVHNICLQRWFDEKQHGNPTVRVFCPQCNTEYTIKYPALGMVLVLIDGCEKLQNKVSPIAAAGVVVGSLYWSAVTYGAICVMQVMGHKQGLEIMEKADPLFLLVGLPTIPFGLILGKMIHWEDYLLQLWREHSQKWWILKKLFGSDSQQHQPARVPLETSSQMDFISSTRILCGALMLPTFATACGNYLFDRVESPIKRTILGGVSFIVIKGLVRMYYKQQQYMRLARREIENYVEPPSSASSTSV; this comes from the exons ATGGATGAAGAAGCAGATGGCGTAGTTGTTGAGGGAAGACCTAGATCTCCAGTTGACAG GAGGACATGCTGGGTTTGTTTTGCAACAGACGAAGATGAGCCACTAGCAAAATGGGTGCGACCATGTCGGTGCAGAGGGACAACAAAATGGGTGCACaatatttgtttacaaagatGGTTTGATGAAAAACAGCATGGGAATCCCACGGTGCGGGTTTTTTGTCCACAATGCAATACTGAATACACGATAAAGTACCCAGCCCTTGGCATGGTGTTAGTGTTGATAGATGGTTGTGAGAAACTCCAAAATAAGGTGTCTCCTATCGCCGCTGCAGGTGTTGTGGTTGGCTCGCTTTATTGGTCAGCAGTTACATATGGTGCAATTTGTGTCATGCAAGTTATGGGGCATAAACAGGGACTTGAAATAATGGAAAAAGCTGATCCACTTTTTCTATTGGTTGGTTTGCCCACAATACCGTTCGGTTTAATTCTTGGAAAAATGATTCATTGGGAGGATTATTTGCTTCAGTTATGGCGCGAACATTCACAGAAGTGGTGGATATTGAAAAAGTTGTTTGGAAGCGACTCTCAACAACATCAGCCGGCACGAGTGCCGTTAGAAACGAGTTCACAAATGGATTTCATCAGCTCCACTCGTATCCTATGTGGAGCGCTGATGCTACCTACGTTTGCAACAGCTTGTGGCAACTACTTGTTTGATCGAGTTGAGTCACCTATCAAGCGAACGATTCTA GGAGGAGTGAGTTTTATAGTTATAAAAGGACTTGTTCGAATGTATTACAAACAGCAGCAATATATGAGATTGGCAAGAAGAGAAATCGAAAATTACGTCGAACCGCCATCTTCTGCGTCCTCCACAAGTGTTTAA